In Halobacteriovorax marinus SJ, the following proteins share a genomic window:
- a CDS encoding endonuclease/exonuclease/phosphatase family protein, producing MELKTIDFVGLFVVFCSVVSIFDERYYLSDLLSSFRFQYLNFLVAWLLYTLVIRKKIFIVSALIPIALNLFYLAPTWIVDKIDKADLKIYFANLLSSNDKYDLVINDILKKSPNLVVLQEVTQAWEKELSKLSKKYPYKVVVSREDNFGIAVYSSIEFKSYRTFISSAGLESLLVALKVSNENITM from the coding sequence TTGGAATTAAAGACAATTGACTTTGTTGGCTTATTTGTTGTTTTTTGTTCCGTAGTTTCTATATTTGATGAACGTTATTATCTCTCTGATTTATTAAGCTCTTTTCGCTTTCAATATCTGAATTTTCTAGTTGCTTGGTTACTGTATACTTTAGTTATTCGAAAAAAAATCTTTATTGTTAGCGCATTAATTCCTATTGCTTTAAATCTTTTTTACCTTGCTCCAACATGGATTGTGGACAAAATTGATAAAGCTGATCTGAAGATTTATTTTGCGAATTTATTAAGTAGTAATGATAAGTATGACCTTGTTATAAATGATATTCTTAAGAAAAGTCCCAACCTAGTTGTTTTACAAGAAGTTACTCAAGCTTGGGAAAAAGAATTAAGTAAATTATCAAAAAAGTATCCTTACAAAGTTGTAGTGTCTCGTGAAGATAACTTTGGAATCGCAGTCTATTCAAGTATTGAGTTTAAATCTTATAGGACATTTATAAGTTCTGCAGGGTTAGAATCATTATTGGTAGCGCTAAAAGTGTCCAATGAAAATATAACAATGTAA
- a CDS encoding murein L,D-transpeptidase catalytic domain-containing protein has product MYLKKVFLLFSLLFSMAHAQQDWDMTLSQMYSQFGKNSGIDFDAFSKGITGYYSLAAQGKTSDSPIFSIIDFNEPSNRHRWYFFDLSQGRFLYNVPVSHGARTGELMSQYFSNTNGTKKSSLGFYKTGTRKNWSKFSKAMFLYGLDPGENDNAYERLIIFHNSAYVRFNLPEGTRNGRSHGCFAVPNGTLPEKLLKLMADGSPTIIYAHHDQLQSQWIDKEKAMLGYEQSNFSSVPLPMISDEDFQSMRAQDNPQFSNISTQSIGAQGGEVQDGSQLYQKCQQLSNKPWAQQVKDSNGSGADQASDSFRASYLDLQEDIEGRAGDNITNDVAVDMAKERAQEIQDCTATSFLNSRTADLMPGGDGAKSLLGKILSAPGNFLANLLNLFKADPGSSKTIASNDGAIECEYNGAEAQDFPDCVKMVDEYNQMEVAEIVQKEQQEETYDQLSKDRIEQVKNDVNIQDAAQQSFKDAQTTLQTMSSDRAALLDAKMERLSELRDALPTKESLLSECQQKMSRVKSKSSEDFQAFTDQFKIDSSQAIDLEIQAPCTRAIEASGANLIQNRKAAHQANDIIIKYGDKSKDYFKKALRFKAQRSDLDGVSSSSFDSINIGSFDTDSENENESSEMAAINWSKSKSKVSADKVKFSGGNGLKSFANSNSRNSSSSNSFNSRFNSLLKNSKNKRGANSNTLNFKGKNTRSVPKGLSGGYIGEADLLQQRRQELEKEGRSRLFNNHRSLASQKSSDSSSGTSGNPSTMNFDINTNEEADLFKIISKRYMKSFY; this is encoded by the coding sequence ATGTATTTAAAAAAAGTTTTTCTCTTATTTTCGCTATTATTTTCAATGGCCCACGCCCAACAAGATTGGGATATGACATTGTCACAAATGTATAGTCAATTTGGGAAGAACTCTGGAATAGACTTTGATGCATTCTCAAAAGGAATCACTGGTTACTACAGCCTCGCAGCTCAAGGAAAAACTAGTGACTCTCCTATTTTTTCTATAATTGATTTCAACGAACCTAGTAATCGACATAGATGGTACTTCTTCGATCTTTCGCAGGGAAGATTTCTATACAATGTTCCTGTTTCCCATGGTGCGAGAACTGGGGAGTTGATGTCACAATACTTTTCAAATACAAATGGAACTAAAAAGTCTTCACTAGGTTTTTATAAAACAGGAACAAGGAAAAACTGGAGTAAGTTTTCAAAAGCAATGTTCCTCTACGGGCTAGATCCTGGTGAAAATGATAATGCTTACGAAAGACTTATTATATTTCACAATTCAGCGTATGTGAGATTCAATCTCCCCGAAGGCACAAGAAACGGAAGAAGTCATGGCTGCTTTGCAGTTCCCAATGGAACTCTGCCAGAGAAATTATTAAAACTCATGGCCGATGGGAGTCCTACAATCATCTATGCCCACCACGATCAATTACAATCACAGTGGATCGACAAAGAAAAGGCCATGCTCGGTTATGAGCAATCTAATTTCTCTTCAGTTCCACTACCTATGATTAGTGATGAAGACTTTCAATCAATGAGAGCACAAGATAATCCACAATTTTCTAATATCTCTACACAGTCTATCGGCGCTCAAGGTGGTGAAGTTCAAGATGGATCACAGCTCTATCAAAAATGTCAGCAACTCTCTAATAAACCTTGGGCCCAACAAGTTAAGGACTCTAATGGTAGTGGTGCTGACCAGGCATCAGATTCCTTTAGGGCCTCTTACCTAGATCTTCAAGAAGATATCGAAGGAAGAGCTGGAGATAATATTACAAATGACGTTGCAGTTGATATGGCAAAAGAGAGAGCACAAGAGATTCAAGATTGTACCGCCACTTCTTTTTTAAATTCAAGAACTGCTGATCTTATGCCTGGAGGAGATGGTGCAAAATCTCTTCTAGGTAAAATTCTATCTGCTCCAGGAAATTTTCTCGCAAATCTTTTAAATCTTTTTAAGGCTGATCCAGGAAGTAGTAAGACCATTGCTTCAAATGATGGTGCTATTGAATGTGAGTACAACGGAGCGGAGGCGCAAGACTTTCCAGATTGTGTAAAGATGGTAGATGAATACAACCAGATGGAAGTTGCTGAGATTGTACAAAAAGAACAACAAGAAGAAACATACGATCAACTTTCTAAAGATAGAATTGAACAAGTTAAAAATGATGTGAATATACAAGATGCTGCTCAACAATCTTTTAAAGATGCGCAGACGACATTGCAAACAATGTCTAGCGATAGGGCTGCACTCTTAGATGCTAAAATGGAGAGACTCAGTGAACTTAGAGATGCTCTTCCCACTAAGGAATCTCTACTCTCAGAGTGCCAACAAAAAATGAGTCGAGTGAAGTCAAAGTCTTCTGAAGATTTTCAAGCATTCACTGACCAATTTAAAATAGATTCCTCACAGGCAATTGATCTAGAAATTCAAGCACCTTGTACGCGAGCAATTGAGGCCTCTGGAGCAAACCTTATTCAAAATAGAAAGGCCGCTCACCAAGCAAATGACATCATCATAAAGTATGGAGATAAATCTAAAGACTACTTTAAAAAAGCTCTAAGATTTAAAGCACAGCGATCGGACCTAGATGGTGTGAGCTCAAGTAGCTTTGACTCTATCAACATTGGAAGCTTTGATACTGACTCAGAAAACGAAAATGAGTCTAGTGAAATGGCCGCTATCAATTGGTCTAAATCAAAGAGCAAAGTAAGTGCTGACAAAGTTAAGTTTAGTGGTGGCAATGGACTTAAGAGCTTTGCAAATTCAAACTCTAGAAATTCAAGTTCTTCAAACTCATTTAATTCTCGCTTTAACTCTCTTCTTAAAAACTCAAAGAACAAGAGAGGCGCTAATTCCAATACTCTTAACTTTAAAGGTAAGAACACTCGCTCTGTCCCCAAAGGTCTATCAGGGGGATATATCGGTGAAGCCGATCTACTCCAACAAAGAAGACAAGAGTTAGAAAAGGAAGGGAGGAGCAGACTCTTTAACAATCACCGCTCTCTAGCGAGTCAGAAGTCGTCGGACTCCTCTTCTGGTACAAGTGGAAACCCAAGTACGATGAATTTTGATATCAATACTAATGAAGAGGCAGACCTCTTTAAGATCATTTCAAAGAGATATATGAAGTCATTTTATTAA
- a CDS encoding RNA recognition motif domain-containing protein codes for MRPVNGKTTKSFNKPKTLHINEDIQKPVVYIGNLSYKRNDYGILKLFKPFGYVVKVNLIQDEKLDRSKGIAFVEMQTIKAAKDAVKGLNGTLVDGRTIKVSIAEDRIHPEHAIMKRPQVATSKNEIKAKIKKEKSTNSKEGLHHLFNHLRNK; via the coding sequence ATGAGACCAGTTAACGGAAAAACTACGAAATCCTTTAACAAACCGAAAACTCTTCATATAAATGAAGATATCCAAAAGCCAGTTGTTTATATTGGCAATCTTAGCTACAAGAGAAATGACTACGGTATATTAAAATTATTTAAGCCATTTGGTTATGTGGTAAAAGTGAATTTAATTCAAGACGAAAAGCTTGATAGAAGTAAAGGTATTGCCTTTGTAGAGATGCAAACAATTAAGGCCGCCAAAGACGCTGTAAAAGGGCTTAACGGCACACTTGTTGATGGAAGAACGATCAAAGTTAGTATTGCTGAAGATAGAATTCATCCTGAGCACGCGATAATGAAACGTCCACAAGTAGCGACATCAAAGAACGAAATCAAAGCTAAAATCAAAAAAGAAAAGTCGACAAATAGTAAAGAAGGTCTTCACCACCTTTTTAACCATTTAAGAAATAAATAG
- a CDS encoding methyltransferase family protein: MATVAYLSSGLPLLYLSAPLGMETRLHSLIANLFTIVGFLIVTLATIDLGTKLGVSPAKRGEKITKGLYRFVSHPMYLGYAIAQVGWLVLNTSNIYLYLLSMSLFLIRIKAENKVLA; encoded by the coding sequence ATGGCCACAGTAGCTTACCTATCCAGCGGTCTACCTCTACTATATTTATCTGCCCCTCTAGGGATGGAAACAAGACTTCATTCCCTAATAGCAAACCTATTTACTATTGTAGGTTTTCTAATTGTCACTTTGGCCACAATTGACCTTGGAACAAAGTTAGGGGTATCTCCTGCCAAGCGTGGGGAGAAAATCACTAAAGGCTTATATCGCTTTGTGAGCCACCCTATGTATCTTGGCTATGCTATTGCTCAGGTTGGGTGGTTAGTGCTGAATACGTCGAATATTTACCTTTACCTCTTAAGTATGTCCCTATTTTTGATTAGAATTAAGGCTGAGAACAAGGTTCTGGCATAA
- a CDS encoding ArsR/SmtB family transcription factor, whose product MRLMKLPNIEDIDITDVMYALSDPARVEIIRLMASTNEAMTCGDLQLDRPKSSMSHHFKILRSSGIVQTQIEGKEHYNTLRTEELENRFPGVFKSIIKYLLSQ is encoded by the coding sequence ATGAGACTCATGAAACTACCCAATATTGAAGACATAGATATTACAGATGTAATGTATGCACTGTCTGATCCTGCAAGAGTTGAGATTATACGACTCATGGCAAGTACTAATGAAGCTATGACTTGTGGCGATCTTCAATTAGATAGACCTAAATCTAGCATGTCTCACCACTTTAAAATCCTTAGAAGCTCTGGAATTGTTCAAACTCAAATAGAAGGAAAAGAACATTATAATACCCTAAGAACTGAAGAATTAGAGAACAGATTCCCCGGTGTATTTAAGAGCATAATTAAGTACCTACTTAGTCAGTAG
- a CDS encoding XRE family transcriptional regulator: MNPYEVDIDKLQESKEVKDEKELLKLKLVSAFLKASSKMSSEEIISLTGLHKSDLSRLRSMNVKRFTIDKIVGLLDDLGFSTKIDVARKEAS, from the coding sequence ATGAATCCTTATGAAGTAGACATTGATAAGTTACAAGAGTCTAAGGAAGTTAAAGATGAAAAAGAGCTTTTAAAATTAAAGCTTGTTTCAGCTTTTTTAAAGGCAAGTTCAAAAATGTCATCAGAAGAGATTATTTCTCTTACAGGCCTTCACAAGTCTGATCTTTCAAGACTTCGTTCGATGAACGTTAAGAGATTTACGATTGATAAGATTGTAGGGTTACTTGATGATTTAGGTTTTTCTACTAAGATCGATGTTGCTAGGAAAGAGGCTTCTTAG
- a CDS encoding helix-turn-helix transcriptional regulator produces MSFKTGKLTTGKILKAFRNRFGLTQKEVASAVGVSISNLSALENDKRNIGAELAGRFSVIYGVRVERLLFPNGLKELKGYKKLERLKSKLQDAA; encoded by the coding sequence ATGAGTTTTAAAACTGGAAAATTGACAACAGGTAAAATTCTAAAGGCATTTCGTAATAGATTTGGCCTTACTCAAAAAGAGGTTGCAAGTGCTGTTGGTGTATCTATCTCTAATCTGTCGGCACTAGAAAATGATAAAAGAAATATAGGTGCTGAATTAGCTGGAAGATTTTCTGTCATTTATGGAGTCAGAGTTGAAAGACTTCTATTTCCTAATGGGCTTAAAGAGTTAAAGGGCTATAAGAAGTTAGAAAGACTTAAAAGTAAGTTACAGGATGCAGCCTAA
- a CDS encoding Fpg/Nei family DNA glycosylase codes for MPELPEVETIKNQLNEIMPIKVLECTQSKVISGIAHTPIELSGRKIIAVHRKGKLLYFELDKNEFLLSHLGMTGGWRIGKEKPTDPNGVKHNHLCIKHKGGYLSYVDPRRFGHMYQLDKLQTQEKLDELGVDLKDKAYTPEYLSTTIKKYPNRQIKVHLLDQKLYAGTGNYIVNEICARAGVRPTRRNKSLTKDEIIKMHKATAVVIDGATQTGGTTFQGGYADTTGSKGNGVGHLVVFYQKICQLCHETPVKKLYLAQRGTYYCPKCQK; via the coding sequence ATGCCCGAACTACCCGAAGTCGAAACAATTAAGAATCAATTAAACGAGATCATGCCGATTAAGGTGCTGGAGTGTACTCAGTCGAAAGTGATTTCGGGGATTGCACATACGCCGATTGAATTGAGTGGTAGAAAGATTATTGCTGTTCACAGAAAGGGTAAGCTACTCTACTTTGAGTTGGATAAGAATGAATTTCTCTTGAGTCACTTGGGTATGACTGGTGGATGGAGAATAGGAAAAGAGAAACCCACTGATCCTAATGGTGTAAAACATAATCACCTATGCATTAAACATAAAGGTGGATATTTAAGCTACGTTGATCCGCGCCGCTTTGGTCATATGTATCAATTAGATAAATTGCAAACTCAGGAAAAACTCGATGAGCTTGGAGTTGATCTAAAAGATAAGGCCTATACTCCAGAGTATTTAAGCACAACAATTAAGAAGTATCCCAATCGACAAATCAAAGTTCACCTACTCGATCAGAAACTCTACGCAGGAACGGGAAATTATATCGTCAATGAAATTTGCGCTCGAGCCGGCGTAAGACCAACTAGAAGAAATAAGTCTCTCACTAAAGATGAAATCATAAAAATGCATAAGGCCACTGCCGTAGTTATTGATGGGGCCACGCAAACAGGTGGGACAACTTTTCAAGGTGGCTACGCTGATACGACGGGATCAAAAGGAAATGGTGTCGGTCACCTAGTCGTCTTCTATCAAAAGATTTGCCAACTCTGCCATGAGACTCCAGTGAAGAAGCTCTACCTTGCTCAGAGAGGAACTTACTACTGTCCTAAGTGCCAGAAGTAG
- a CDS encoding phosphotransferase translates to MSKQFWIDQFAPTDSELQSSFLNLNITDCKSTVEEIGFSSASGVSYDSAENRVFGFDEIVVKFYRPGRWSKEAIEEEFVFLKDLQDHGVSFVRPIGEVGTWKGLNYIVYERVARPYVDDRSILDEESVKRMVHTVAQIHKVGAKREASHRPFFNPKDMGEGCFEVIQRAGFLPTSQFKRYEDVISELVRKVASFGDIPIQRIHGDTYSGNVLWKGSHPIFMDLDDFQVGPVAIDVKLLSFPWRLDSLSEQMDRRERRAIQNEMVLKFYREVNDFPKEWEKLFPLLSVYRDIQFDAWFSARWNEPGFAKNYEDDDITQESWWLENLEGLEDLLNS, encoded by the coding sequence ATGAGCAAACAATTTTGGATAGATCAATTCGCACCAACTGACTCTGAGTTACAATCTAGCTTTCTTAATCTAAATATTACTGACTGTAAGAGTACTGTTGAAGAGATTGGGTTTTCTTCTGCTAGTGGAGTGTCGTACGACAGTGCTGAGAATAGAGTATTTGGATTTGATGAGATTGTTGTTAAGTTTTATCGTCCGGGTAGATGGTCTAAAGAGGCCATAGAAGAAGAGTTTGTATTTTTAAAGGACCTACAAGATCATGGTGTGTCCTTTGTTAGGCCAATTGGTGAGGTCGGCACGTGGAAAGGTTTAAACTATATTGTATATGAAAGAGTGGCAAGGCCCTATGTGGATGATCGATCTATTCTTGATGAAGAGTCAGTTAAGAGAATGGTTCATACTGTCGCGCAAATTCACAAAGTCGGCGCAAAGAGAGAAGCATCTCATCGACCATTCTTTAACCCTAAAGATATGGGTGAAGGTTGTTTTGAAGTAATTCAAAGAGCTGGTTTTTTACCTACTTCGCAATTTAAACGTTATGAAGACGTAATCAGTGAGTTAGTTAGGAAAGTCGCTTCATTTGGAGATATTCCTATTCAAAGGATTCATGGGGATACTTATAGTGGCAATGTCTTATGGAAGGGGAGTCATCCCATCTTTATGGATCTCGATGACTTTCAAGTCGGGCCTGTTGCCATTGATGTTAAATTACTTAGCTTTCCATGGAGATTGGATTCATTATCAGAACAGATGGATAGGCGTGAGAGACGTGCCATTCAAAATGAAATGGTTCTAAAATTTTATAGAGAAGTGAATGACTTTCCTAAAGAGTGGGAGAAACTCTTTCCACTTTTAAGTGTCTATAGAGATATTCAATTTGATGCTTGGTTTTCTGCCAGATGGAATGAGCCGGGCTTTGCTAAGAACTACGAAGATGATGATATAACCCAAGAGAGTTGGTGGCTTGAGAACCTAGAGGGGCTTGAGGATTTACTCAATAGCTAG
- a CDS encoding NAD(P)H-dependent flavin oxidoreductase, translating to MNDLNTHLMKILKIEKPIIQAPMAGINTIELASAVIRAGGLGSIACAMLTPDEIRSAYERIKSETSGSINLNFFAHQQREESSEQQERWKERLLPYYQEFGLDPDKKRVSATRAPFNDTFCELVEELRPTVVSFHFGLPEPRLLERVKNTGAIILSSATTVSEALWLEERGCDIIIAQGTQAGGHRATFLTDTDEQLPTNSLISAMRSKITLPIIAAGGIASASDVEQALKSGASAVQLGTAFLFCPEVPLSPLYRESLHGNGETVVTNIFSGRPARGIRNRFINEVGPIAKDVPEFPYASTLVAPLKKVTEESGSTEFMSLWSGSNRIPHRMDAESFIRSLFND from the coding sequence ATGAATGACTTGAATACTCATCTCATGAAAATTTTAAAAATAGAAAAACCAATTATACAGGCCCCTATGGCCGGAATTAATACCATTGAACTGGCCTCGGCAGTCATAAGAGCTGGTGGACTAGGGTCTATTGCCTGTGCCATGCTAACTCCTGATGAAATTCGCAGCGCATACGAAAGAATTAAATCAGAAACTTCTGGATCAATAAATCTAAACTTCTTTGCCCATCAACAAAGAGAAGAAAGTAGTGAACAACAAGAGCGTTGGAAAGAGCGCCTACTCCCATACTACCAAGAGTTTGGATTAGATCCCGATAAGAAAAGAGTAAGTGCAACACGTGCTCCGTTCAACGACACATTTTGTGAACTCGTTGAAGAACTAAGACCAACTGTAGTTAGTTTTCACTTTGGACTTCCTGAACCAAGACTTTTAGAGCGAGTGAAAAACACTGGTGCCATCATACTCTCCTCAGCGACAACTGTTTCCGAAGCCCTATGGCTTGAAGAAAGAGGCTGCGATATTATTATTGCTCAAGGCACACAGGCCGGTGGTCACCGTGCGACCTTTCTAACAGACACTGATGAGCAACTGCCTACAAACTCCCTTATAAGCGCAATGAGATCTAAAATCACATTACCTATTATAGCCGCCGGTGGAATAGCAAGTGCAAGTGATGTAGAGCAAGCTCTAAAAAGTGGCGCAAGCGCTGTACAACTAGGAACCGCCTTTCTCTTTTGTCCAGAAGTTCCACTCTCTCCCCTATATAGAGAATCCCTACATGGAAACGGAGAAACAGTTGTAACAAATATTTTCAGTGGAAGACCCGCACGAGGAATTAGAAATAGATTTATAAATGAGGTCGGTCCAATAGCTAAAGACGTACCAGAATTTCCCTACGCATCGACTTTGGTCGCACCACTTAAGAAAGTTACAGAGGAATCAGGTAGCACAGAGTTTATGTCTCTATGGTCAGGAAGTAATCGCATTCCCCATAGAATGGATGCTGAGAGCTTTATTCGGTCATTGTTTAATGATTAA